The nucleotide sequence CACGTTTCATCAGGCCGGCGATATATCGCTCGAAGACAGCGTTCATGTCAAACATCAGGCTGAAAGTCGACGTCGCCGCGGTGCGATCTGGCGACTCTCCCAGAATCAGGCTCTTGCCCAGGCTCAGTATCGATGAAAATCGCTCGTTTTGCCGATCCGTATTGATCAACGCCAGTTGTTGCGGGCTGAAGCGAACATCGCTCACTTCGTCAAACTCCATCAGCAGTGAAAGAGCCTCTTGCCCGATCGAGTGCTGCATCGCATAGCGACGACACACGTTGGTCGCCAGTTTCAACGTCTGGGAAAGGGGCACATCGACCGTGAAGGAGTCGCACCGCGTATAGAAACGCTCGGCGTGGGCTACGTTCCGGCGCACATGTTCTGCGAAGAGCAACTTGCCCTTGAGACAGCTTCGGTTAGCATCGACTTTCCGATAGTTGGCCACCCGGCCTCTTCGCCACTCGGTCGTCAGGTGCCTTAGATAGACCAACATGAATATATCTAACAGTGTGCCTGCCCGACTGGCTTGCGGGGCGATGTCGACTTCCCGAAATGGAATCATCTGGGCGACAGTCAGCATTTCAATCAGCCGCCGCCGAGTCTGGTCGTTGCTCAGGTCCGTTTTTGGCAGTACCTCGATGGCTCGGTTGCCGAGTGATATCGTGCCCGCAAAATTACTCGCCTTGATGGCGTGTCGGCCAATCTCAAACACCTTCTGCCCGGTCTGTCGCTGCAGATGCTCAAGCTTGGCAGCGTCGCGACCGGTGACCATTTTGGCCGCAGGGTTCCACTCCGGACCGATCCGGGCAGTCTCGTGCTCTCGCAGCGTCAGTACATTCGCAACCTTCACAGCAAACCTCAGCGATAGATCTTGCGGAAGCTCTCTGGCGATAGTTCTTCGGCTATCGCGTAAGAACGCTGATCCTGATAGTTATCGCTGGTCACCCCCAGTACCTTGCTGGCGACCTGGACTTGGTGCCCGACGATCGCGGCCGGATGGCACTTGGCGCGGCCATCTTGTTCGTTGCCATCCACCAGGTCCCCTAGCACTAACTGCACTTTCTCCCAATCGCCGTAGAAATACTCGTGCAGCAGCGGAACGATCTTCTCCAGAAAGACGGTCTGCAGTTCGTCGAACGTTCGTACTTTCATCAAGTAAGAGTGCCCGATCGTATGGTCGCGGTCATAAAGAAACTCGATGCGCTGATTCATCCGGTCGAGCATCAGGTCGAGATGAATCGGACCATCCTCCGTTTCTATCGGCGCGACACGCGTGAGCAGGCTCGGGTCGGGCATGACCTCTTCAAACGAAAACCGGCGACGCAATGCTAAATCCAGCAAGGCGATGCTGCGGTCGGCGGTGTTCATCGTGCCAATCAGGTACAGATTATCCGGCACGCCGAACAGGGGTTCGCTGGGCAGCATCGTATGGGTGTAAGGAAGCTTGACACGCACCCCGTCGATCCATTCGCTAGTCTTCTCATCAAACCGCATTCGCTTGTCAGGCTCAATCAGCGTGATCAACTCACCAAACACGTTCGAGATATTCGTCCGGTTAATTTCGTCGATGAACAAGGCATAGCTGTTGCCTGGGTCGTCCATCGCCCGCTTGACCATTCGCCGGAAGATGCCTGGCTGGACGCAGTAAGCAACCTCGCCAGCGGCATCGCTTTCGGTCTCGTCCATCACCACCGGCTTGATCCCCTCGACAAAGTCTTCGTAACTATACGACTGGTGGAAGGTGACGAAATCGTATCGCCGGACAACGCTTGGCTGCGGGGTGTAGTCTCGAATTCTGGCCGCCAACTCCTTAAGCTCCTCCAGGCAGTCGTCCGCCTCATCATGAAGCCGCCAGCGGGTTTGCTTCTCCTTCCAGAACAAGGGAGGTTCACTGTATTTTTGAGCCTGGACCAGTTCGCAATCGGGGTGACTGTACCTGCGGAGTACATTCCCAACCTTCTGCGTGATCGACGTCTTTCCGTCATTTGCCCCTGCTCGGGCAACTACCGGGTCCATCCTGGCAATCTCGGCTACCTTGGCCGTGCCACCATGCAGCAGAAGCGCCAAGGCGATCGCCTCATGCCAGGTCAGCTTGCCACATTGCTCCTCAATAAACGCTTCTTTCGTCAGTTCGACCTGCTCGTCCTGGAAGCGTGGAATCAGCTCTTTCAATATGCGGTACGTCTTCCCGGTACCTGGCGGGCCTGCCAGGATCAGGTTCAGCGGCAGTTCCTCTGGCGTTTCGCCGGTCGCCGGGTCGGCCTGCGGCTTCTTATCCGAGGCTGCCGGCGTGACCGGAGCCTTGCGGCTTTGACTGGCCACGACGAAGGCGAAGCTTTGGAGGTCGATGTTGTCCGTCACGTTCCAGTCGGCAAGTTCGTGCCGAAGCTGTTGGCAGATGTCCAAGACCCGTGCGTAGGTTTCGACCGTCAGCGGTTTGCCGGTCCCCAGCTTTTTCTCGCCGATCAACCCCAGGAAACGATCGAACTCCTGCGTCTTGATGTAGTAATGCTCGCCGGGATTCCACAGGAAGAGAAAATAGGTCGAGATCAGTTTCGTATGCGCCGCCGGGCAAGGCCTTTGCTGAAGCCAGTCGAGCAGCGTGCCCAGTGGGGTCTGCCAGTCGCCCGCGTCGCTCCCCCGCAAGGTCTCCAGAATCAGTTCCAGCAGCATAAAAAAGTCGCCTGGCTCGACCAGCAGCTTCTCTTCGATGTACTGTTTGCCGCGCCAGTCGAGAAACTGCGTCCACGCATACGCCTCAAACAGCTTCTGCTTCGCCTCGGCGTCGGTCGTTACCTTGGCTTCGCCCTGGACGTACGGCCCCCACACCTCCCGCAACTTCCGCGCGGCTTCTCGCTTGTATTGAATCTCTTCCCGGGCAAAATCTTCTGGCGGGTGGTCGAAGCTTTGGAAGTCGGGAACATAGCCCAGAAACAACTGCCGGGCCGCCTGAAGTTTTGCCGGGTCCATGGTGAGGAACTCCCAAGGGAAGGTTCAGTGGTCTATCGCTGGAAAGCTGGGGCCCGTGCCTGCAGAGTGAACAGGGTCACGACGATTGCCCTTCCGGTTGTTTCCGTTTTCGCCGCACAGGCTTCTTGGCTTTCTTGCCGGCAGCTTCCCGCTGCTCGCGAATGCGGTCTAGCAATACTGAGGCAGGTTCGTCGTTGGGGTCTTGCGGGACGAGTTCACCGCGGAAGGCCTTGGCTAGGATGGATTGATCTAGACGGACCAGTTCCTTCTCAGAGAAGCTTTGATGCTGCTCAACGTTGTCTATCAGTTCCATGCCTTCCTGAATAGCGATAGCGATTCTCGCTTGTTCTAGGCTCGACGGTACTGGAACAGGAAATCGCTTGACTTCACCAACATTGATATGCGGTGAGGCGGCCCCTTGTATCTTACTTTTGACTCGGTCTAGAAAGACGTATGGGCTATTAAGCCAATTCATGACGAATGACGCTGTGATTTCCAATGTTGGTCGCATCACCATCATTCTTTGTCCTAAGCAAAGCTGGGTGTCATCAGGTATTTGACAAGCAATGCCTAAGATTCCGCCTTCTCGGCTGTAAAGAATATCGCCAGGCTCAGGCGTAAGCCTAGCTACTCGCTCTTCAAAGGTTTTCTCGGATACAAAACGCGCGTTGGTCAGATCGAGTCTTCCTGGTCGAAACTCTGTGGTACGAACACACAGCTTGCCAGAATCCGTCCACTTGGGAGTTGAGTGAGGACAATCGACGATATTCGTACACAGTTCTTCCATGGCTCCCCAGCACCA is from Bremerella sp. JC817 and encodes:
- a CDS encoding AAA family ATPase, coding for MDPAKLQAARQLFLGYVPDFQSFDHPPEDFAREEIQYKREAARKLREVWGPYVQGEAKVTTDAEAKQKLFEAYAWTQFLDWRGKQYIEEKLLVEPGDFFMLLELILETLRGSDAGDWQTPLGTLLDWLQQRPCPAAHTKLISTYFLFLWNPGEHYYIKTQEFDRFLGLIGEKKLGTGKPLTVETYARVLDICQQLRHELADWNVTDNIDLQSFAFVVASQSRKAPVTPAASDKKPQADPATGETPEELPLNLILAGPPGTGKTYRILKELIPRFQDEQVELTKEAFIEEQCGKLTWHEAIALALLLHGGTAKVAEIARMDPVVARAGANDGKTSITQKVGNVLRRYSHPDCELVQAQKYSEPPLFWKEKQTRWRLHDEADDCLEELKELAARIRDYTPQPSVVRRYDFVTFHQSYSYEDFVEGIKPVVMDETESDAAGEVAYCVQPGIFRRMVKRAMDDPGNSYALFIDEINRTNISNVFGELITLIEPDKRMRFDEKTSEWIDGVRVKLPYTHTMLPSEPLFGVPDNLYLIGTMNTADRSIALLDLALRRRFSFEEVMPDPSLLTRVAPIETEDGPIHLDLMLDRMNQRIEFLYDRDHTIGHSYLMKVRTFDELQTVFLEKIVPLLHEYFYGDWEKVQLVLGDLVDGNEQDGRAKCHPAAIVGHQVQVASKVLGVTSDNYQDQRSYAIAEELSPESFRKIYR